The proteins below come from a single Yamadazyma tenuis chromosome 5, complete sequence genomic window:
- the POX1_2 gene encoding fatty-acyl coenzyme A oxidase (COG:I; EggNog:ENOG503NUCQ) — protein sequence MSLSVKNTVDSSRGPDPKTSITTERANNQKWDPVLMNHFLEGSKEASELNRTMYQQMERDPILRANPHYYDLGKEEERELTALRIDRISQYLESDTPAEYNRRASLISVFDPQLNTRIGVNLGLFLGCIRGNGTPEQLKFWSASKETKILKHIYGCFAMTELAHGSNVAGLETTATFDKENDQFIINTPHIGATKWWIGGAAHSATHTACYARLLVDGKDYGVKTFIVPLRDSNHKLMPGITVGDIGAKMGRDGIDNGWIQFSNVKVPRFFMLQKFCKVSREGDVVLPPLEQLSYSALLGGRVTMVLDSYRVGARFSTIALRYAIGRRQFKSGKNELETQLLDYPLHQRRLLPFLALTYLVSCGAMKLEKTYDSVLDGLDEAVEKNDMKVISKSIKEMKSLFIDSASLKSTCTWLAADLIDQSRQACGGHGYSGYNGFGKAYNDWVVQCTWEGDNNVLAMSVGKPLIRSIDEILNKDKKASGSISFLNNAKQYLNEDNVLKSFEDVNDLKKVLLSIEILIIRLCKDSLDTIKQNGGQYEIVSGSMVTISKLKAHHYLLNEFLIRTEAADASLKPFLTLIARLYSASIVLDKFSGDFLTYSVVSPKFMGKINQEYIPKLCLEVRPLVINYTDSFQQPDMALNAPIGNFNGDIYENYFGVVKQENNPFNYKAPYSAALESMLNRPSLSDRQRGERSDSVKDILSK from the coding sequence ATGTCTTTGAGTGTGAAAAATACCGTCGACTCGTCCAGAGGACCCGACCCTAAAACCTCCATTACTACTGAGAGAGCCAACAACCAGAAATGGGACCCTGTTTTGATGAACCACTTTTTGGAAGGCTCCAAAGAAGCCAGTGAATTAAACAGAACCATGTACCAACAAATGGAAAGAGACCCAATTCTCAGAGCCAATCCCCACTATTATGACTTGGGCAAGGAGGAAGAAAGAGAGTTGACTGCCTTGAGAATCGACAGAATCTCCCAGTACTTAGAAAGTGATACTCCTGCTGAGTACAACAGAAGAGCCAGTTTGATCTCGGTGTTTGACCCTCAATTGAACACCAGAATCGGAGTCAACTTGGGTTTGTTCTTGGGATGTATCAGAGGTAATGGTACCCCTGAAcagttgaagttttggtctgcttccaaagaaaccaagatcttgaagcaTATTTACGGTTGTTTTGCCATGACTGAATTGGCCCATGGCTCGAACGTGGCAGGTTTGGAAACTACCGCTACTTTCGATAAGGAAAATGAccagttcatcatcaacactCCCCACATTGGTGCCACCAAATGGTGGATTGGTGGAGCTGCCCACTCGGCCACTCATACCGCATGTTATGCCAGATTACTTGTGGATGGAAAAGATTATGGTGTGAAGACCTTTATTGTTCCATTGAGAGACTCCAACCATAAGTTGATGCCAGGTATTACcgttggtgatattggtgCCAAGATGGGAAGAGATGGTATTGATAACGGTTGGATACAATTTTCCAACGTTAAGGTTCCAAGATTCTTCATGTTGCAAAAATTCTGTAAGGTCAGCAGAGAAGGAGATGTTGTATTACCTCCTTTAGAACAATTATCTTATTCCGCTTTGTTGGGTGGTAGAGTTACTATGGTCTTGGACTCATACAGAGTGGGTGCTAGATTTTCCACTATTGCCTTAAGATATGCCATTGGTAGAAGACAGTTCAAGTCTGGAAAAAACGAGCTCGAAACCCAATTGTTGGACTACCCATTGCATCAAAGAAGATTATTGCCATTCTTGGCTTTAACCTACTTGGTTTCATGTGGTGCTatgaagttggaaaagacCTACGATAGCGTTTTGGACGGTTTGGACGAAGCCGTTGAAAAGAACGACATGAAGGTGATCCTGAAatccatcaaagaaatgaagTCCTTGTTCATTGACTCTGCTTCTTTAAAGTCCACTTGTACCTGGTTAGCTGCCGATTTGATCGACCAATCCAGACAAGCATGTGGTGGCCACGGTTACTCTGGATACAACGGGTTTGGTAAAGCCTATAATGACTGGGTTGTCCAATGTACTTGGGAAGGTGACAACAATGTGTTGGCCATGAGTGTTGGTAAGCCATTGATTAGAtctattgatgaaatcttgaacaaagacaaaaagGCCTCGGGCTCCATctccttcttgaacaatgcTAAACAATACTTGAATGAAGACAATGTGCTCAAGTCCTTCGAAGATGTTAATGACCTCAAGAAGGTTTTGCTTTCCATTGAAATCTTGATCATCAGATTATGTAAGGATTCTTTGGACACCATCAAGCAAAATGGTGGACAATATGAAATTGTCTCCGGTTCTATGGTtaccatttccaagttgaaggccCATCATtacttgttgaacgagTTTTTGATCAGAACCGAGGCTGCTGATGCTTCTTTGAAACCAtttttgactttgattGCCAGATTATACAGTGCTTCTATTGTGTTGGACAAGTTTTCTGGTGATTTCTTGACTTACTCGGTTGTTTCGCCAAAGTTTATGGGTAAGATCAACCAGGAGTACATTCCAAAGTTGTGTCTTGAAGTCAGACCATTGGTGATCAACTATACTGACTCGTTCCAACAACCTGACATGGCTCTTAATGCTCCAATTGGTAACTTCAATGGTGACATTTATGAGAACTATTTCGGAGTGGTGAAGCAAGAAAACAACCCATTCAACTACAAGGCTCCATACTCGGCTGCTTTAGAGTCTATGTTGAACAGACCTTCGTTGTCTGACAGACAAAGAGGAGAAAGATCGGATTCTGTCAAAGATATCTTATCTAAATAA
- the RAD50 gene encoding DNA repair protein rad50 (BUSCO:EOG092606WZ; EggNog:ENOG503NU28; COG:L), with the protein MSSIKKLSIQGVRSFTCEKPESIAFGTPLTLICGANGSGKTTVIECLKYATTGFLPPNSKGGAFINDPNITQRNSVSAQIKLFFTSVTGEPYVITRTMQLTKKGKDKYAFKTLENQLEKSVRGERTSVSAKSSDIDNELPNYLGITKPILDYVIFCHQDESLWPLSEPSLLKKKFDDIFQASKFTKILDNLKVINKDLSVDIKLLEKSVEHLKVDKKRSKKIVDNLNNLKTQIEDLNEEIGNLSMEIDEKESKLEKLFNSNQDFQSVLSKYEQMSFNRTSLSQQFERLKESIEILPDDISTLLDKLNNFDKVIAEYNAEVDSITKETVSLNFNVTENQLKLNELNKLQGSLGFKEKQYNESLQSLNEILDDELGRQGFHDQLRSELDKMVEEFKDLQKANKTGKSEKSKRIQSIHELISIQSHSRQIKLDSTKEFTSKIRDLEGKITSSNLSDDNLKDCELELEKLQKKYDDSRKSNFLLKLEKEIDQNSSKLNDLEIQYDDYNKKIQSFNNQSELMNKINNTQDLIRHQENSNTSNLKKLQDLISEITIDNFDTKFSQSYGEAKSELESLKEAHDKNLNLKNSIDIKIQLNDSKSFELSDELEKTKSKISEVISENEIDNYESISKEAEDDLNNSVETLKTFEVSKNFRIKAVEVSQQSHNCLLCQRSFNEHELKKFIEYLNNEVKNMSREQVTAEYKEAKADYEMLKSIQPDVVRYKSLVNEVKQSETTKKEALEKLLKDIESQCAKSEEVLTSGQEKFNGLNDHKHLVEEIRRSKNQLKLLKEKLDASEKELNEVGIKESLSIDELNKSVNDVNFEIKSIRNKLSSDKELKFNKERELNKLSGNIKDMEIKIKNIESELSDLKNFKNLITDYQISISKQNLEIEDIEQKLTELNKEKDIEVSNYERLVAQYSEEEQQKKAHVDKIRQRFETFSDLYKKVEQFEQSDLPLLKQNQSDIVQLTNDQEALSIKIAECSKKLKIVEKKINESTNLKSIFRDNIDYRNLQTEISTLDEEISKLNIQEAETQKNQYQSESKKLRDLITNLNSENSYKIGQVKQIKEQVKSLRSELNSEYKDVEHHYHEEWIKLQTNMLISNDLVTYSKSVDNAIMKYHSIKMEEINRMLRYLWSSTYQGTDIDFIAIKSDMNSQNKGNRSYNYRVVMQKGKVELDMRGRCSAGQRVLTSILIRLTLAECFGSHCGMITLDEPTTNLDEENSRSLAESLNRIVESRREQDNFQIIIITHDQKFLSHINADSCEYFYKIQRDNNQASEIKAVPIFQLQDE; encoded by the coding sequence ATGTCTAGCATTAAGAAACTCTCAATTCAGGGTGTCAGATCTTTCACCTGTGAGAAACCCGAGAGTATAGCGTTTGGAACACCCTTGACATTGATATGTGGTGCCAATGGGAGTGGAAAGACCACGGTGATTGAATGTTTAAAGTATGCCACCACCGGCTTCTTGCCTCCAAATTCTAAAGGTGGAGCATTTATAAATGATCCCAACATCACCCAAAGAAACTCTGTTTCAGCCCAAATTAAACTATTCTTCACCAGTGTAACTGGTGAACCATACGTTATCACCAGAACAATGCAATTGACAAAGAAAGGTAAAGATAAGTATGCTTTCAAGACCTTGGAGAATCAGCTTGAGAAGAGCGTCAGAGGAGAGAGGACTTCAGTCAGTGCCAAGAGCAGCGATATAGATAACGAGCTACCTAACTACTTGGGGATTACAAAGCCCATTTTGGACTACGTGATATTCTGTCATCAGGATGAGAGTTTATGGCCCTTGAGTGAACCTAGtcttttgaaaaagaagtttgacgATATCTTCCAGGCATCTAAATTCACAAAGATACTAGACAATTTGAAGGTGATTAACAAAGATTTGTCTGTCGACATAAAGCTTTTGGAGAAATCGGTAGAGCATTTGAAGGTCGATAAGAAAAGATCCAAGAAGATTGTAGAtaatttgaacaacttgaaaacaCAAATCGAAGACCTCAATGAAGAGATTGGAAACTTATCGATGGAAATAGACGAGAAAGAATCCAAGCTCgaaaagttgttcaattccaatCAGGATTTCCAACTGGTATTGAGTAAATATGAACAGATGTCTTTCAATAGGACTTCATTGTCTCAACAATTTGAGAGATTGAAAGAGTCAATTGAGATTTTACCTGATGATATCAGCACTTTGCTAGATAAGTTGAATAACTTTGACAAAGTAATCGCTGAGTACAATGCGGAAGTTGACAGTATTACCAAAGAAACTGTTCTGTTGAACTTTAATGTTACCGAAAATCAgctcaagttgaatgaatTGAATAAGCTTCAGGGAAGCTTGGgattcaaagaaaaacagTATAATGAAAGTCTTCAAAGCCTAAATGAAATCCTCGATGACGAATTAGGTAGACAAGGGTTCCACGATCAGCTTCGTTCTGAATTGGACAAGATGgttgaagagttcaaaGATTTACAAAAGGCCAACAAAACAGGAAAACTGGAAAAATCCAAGCGTATTCAATCTATTCATGAACTAATCTCCATCCAGTCACACCTGAGGCAAATTAAGTTAGACTCTACAAAGGAGTTCACTAGCAAAATCAGAGATTTGGAAGGGAAAATCACCTCGTCAAACTTGAGTGACGATAATCTAAAGGACTGTGAACTTGAATTGGAGAAACTACAGAAGAAGTACGATGACTCCCGAAAGTCCAATTTTTTACTTAAGCTCGAGAAGgaaattgatcaaaaccTGTCGAAATTAAACGATTTGGAGATCCAGTATGATGATTATAACAAGAAAATTCagagcttcaacaaccaaAGTGAGTtaatgaacaaaatcaataacACCCAGGACTTAATTCGCCACCAGGAGAATCTGAATACTTCCAACTTAAAGAAATTACAAGATTTAATATCCGAGATAACTATTGATAACTTTGATACCAAGTTCAGTCAATCTTACGGTGAGGCAAAGTCAGAATTGGAAAGTTTAAAAGAGGCCCAtgacaaaaacttgaacttgaagaactcaaTTGATATCAAAATCCAACTAAATGATAGTAAGCTGTTTGAGTTATCTGATGAGCTAGAGAAAACCAAGTCAAAGATCTCGGAAGTTATTAGCGAAAATGAAATTGATAATTATGAACTGATATCgaaagaagctgaagatgATCTCAACAACTCAGTTGAAACCTTGAAAACGTTTGAAGTTTCGAAAAATTTCAGGATAAAGGCAGTAGAAGTCAGCCAGCAATCCCATAACTGCTTGCTTTGTCAAAGATCCTTCAACGAGCacgagttgaagaagttcatcGAATACTTGAATAATGAAGTTAAGAACATGAGTAGAGAGCAGGTGACTGCGGAATATAAGGAAGCCAAGGCTGACTATGAGATGTTAAAGTCAATACAACCAGATGTGGTGAGATATAAGTCTTTGGTCAATGAAGTAAAGCAATCTGAGACCACTAAGAAAGAGGCACTTGAGAAATTATTAAAAGACATCGAATCCCAATGTGCAAAAAGTGAAGAAGTCTTAACATCAGGACAGGAAAAATTCAACGGGCTCAATGACCACAAgcatcttgttgaagaaatcagacGCCTGAAGAATCAGCTCAAGCTCCTCAAAGAAAAATTGGATGCTTCTGAGAAAGAATTGAATGAAGTGGGTATCAAAGAGTCCCTTTCTATTGAcgaattgaacaagtcagTTAATGACGTAaactttgaaatcaaaagcATAAGAAATAAACTTAGCAGTGacaaagaattgaagttcaacaaagaaagagaactTAATAAATTGTCGGGGAACATCAAAGATATGGAGATtaagatcaagaacatcgAAAGTGAACTAAGTGatctcaagaacttcaaaaacttaaTCACGGATTATCAGATTTCTATCTCCAAAcagaacttggaaataGAAGatattgaacaaaagtTAACTGAATTAAACAAAGAGAAGGATATAGAGGTGTCTAACTATGAAAGGTTGGTAGCTCAGTACTCCGAAGAAGAACAGCAAAAGAAAGCACATGTGGACAAAATTAGGCAAAGGTTTGAGACCTTTAGCGACCTTTATAAGAAAGTTGAGCAATTCGAGCAGCTGGACCTTCCTCTTTTGAAGCAGAATCAAAGCGACATTGTCCAATTGACTAATGACCAAGAAGCCTTGTCAATCAAGATCGCTGAATGCtccaagaaattgaagatagtggaaaagaagattAACGAGTCaacaaacttgaagtcaatTTTCAGGGATAACATCGACTACAGAAACCTTCAAACTGAGATTTCAactttggatgaagaaattcTGAAATTGAATATACAAGAAGCTGAAACCCAAAAGAACCAATACCAGTCAGAATCCAAAAAGCTTCGTGatctcatcaccaacttgaactcagaAAACTCCTATAAAATTGGACAAGTCAAGCAAATAAAGGAACAGGTAAAATCCTTACGGAGTGAACTCAACTCGGAATATAAAGATGTGGAACATCATTACCATGAAGAATGGATAAAATTGCAAACCAATATGTTGATTTCTAATGATTTGGTAACTTATTCCAAATCAGTTGATAATGCTATCATGAAGTATCACAGTATAAAaatggaagaaatcaataGAATGTTGAGATACTTGTGGTCTAGCACATACCAGGGTACGGATATTGACTTTATTGCGATCAAGTCGGATATGAACAGCCAGAACAAGGGTAACAGATCATATAACTACAGAGTGGTGATGCAGAAAGGAAAGGTAGAGCTTGATATGAGAGGAAGGTGTTCTGCGGGTCAGCGAGTGCTCACAAGTATATTGATAAGATTAACCCTTGCAGAGTGTTTTGGTTCACACTGTGGAATGATTACTTTAGATGAACCTACtaccaacttggatgaagagAATTCCCGTTCTCTAGCCGAATCTTTGAATAGGATCGTGGAGCTGAGAAGGGAGCAGGACAATTTTCAgattatcattatcactCATGATCAGAAGTTTTTGAGTCACATTAATGCTGATTCTTGTGAATACTTCTATAAGATCCAGAGAGACAATAACCAAGCTTCTGAGATCAAAGCAGTTCcgatttttcaacttcaagatgaatAG
- the rna1 gene encoding Ran GAP Rna1 (EggNog:ENOG503NW7Q; BUSCO:EOG09260KNI; COG:A,T,Y) translates to MSDIEYSIAGKQLKLNSAEDVEFIAKDLSDKSDIEKIDLSGNTIGIESSERISEILTKFQHSLKEINLSDIFTGRLNTEVPKCLDHLLPTLLKFPKLTTINLSDNALGLQTIEPIENYLAKAYTLEHLILSNNGMGPFSGERIGKALYKLSTLKKQKKYPSLKTFICGRNRLENGSMKYLALGLINHKDLQEVRLYQNGIRPIGIATLLSGLKQNQKLKVLDLQDNTLTSLGSSAIASNLGSWTALEELNLNDCLTKSKGFLHILTNLPLVKDLKVLKLQYNELDKTALTKLYELIDSGKVTVQKLEINGNKLEEDDELIEKFVELFEDKEIDDLDEMEGEDSDEEDEDDEEDDEEVEIIDFVALGKELDGTDEDKDEAVDDVAEELQKTHIN, encoded by the coding sequence ATGTCAGATATAGAATACTCTATTGCCGGGAAacagttgaagttgaacagTGCCGAGGACGTCGAATTCATTGCAAAAGATTTGTCAGACAAATCGGACATCGAGAAAATCGATTTATCTGGTAATACTATCGGGATCGAATCGTCAGAGAGAATCAGTGAaatcttgaccaagttcCAACATTCCTTGAAAGAAATAAACTTGAGTGATATCTTCACCGGTAGATTAAATACCGAAGTCCCCAAATGTTTGGACCATTTGTTGCCaacattgttgaagtttccAAAGTTGACAACCATCAACTTGAGTGACAATGCTTTGGGTTTACaaacaattgaaccaattgaaaACTATTTGGCCAAGGCCTATACCTTGGAACACTTGATCTTGTCCAACAATGGAATGGGCCCCTTTTCCGGCGAAAGAATCGGAAAGGCCTTATACAAGTTGTCaaccttgaagaaacaaaagaagTATCCtagtttgaaaactttcATTTGTGGCAGAAACAGATTGGAAAACGGTTCTATGAAATACTTGGCTCTTGGGTTGatcaaccacaaagacTTACAAGAAGTCAGATTATATCAGAATGGTATCAGACCAATTGGAATTGCCACTTTGCTCAGTGGCTTGAAGCAGAAtcagaagttgaaggtgttggacTTGCAAGACAATACTTTGACTTCTTTGGGTTCTAGTGCAATTGCCTCCAACTTGGGTTCCTGGACTGccttggaagagttgaacttgaacgactgtttgaccaagtccaaagGTTTCCTCCAcatcttgaccaacttaCCTCTTGTAAAAgatttgaaggttttgaaatTGCAGTACAATGAGTTGGACAAGACAGCTTTGACCAAATTGTACGAGTTGATTGATTCTGGAAAAGTCACCGTACagaagttggagatcaACGGGAacaaattggaagaagatgacgagttgattgaaaagtttgtGGAATTGTTCGAAGACAAGGAAATTGACGATTTAGATGAGATGGAAGGTGAGGATAGCgatgaggaagatgaagatgatgaagaagatgacgaagaggTGGAAATCATAGATTTTGTTGCATTGGGTAAAGAGTTAGACGGCACCGACGAAGACAAGGATGAAGCCGTGGACGATGTGGCCGAAGAGTTACAGAAGACCCATATTAATTAG